TCATACCAAGATCCGACTGATGCAGGGAGAGCTGGAGGAGCGTGAAGCAAAATTCAAGGAGATGCAGGATCATTGTGACTCCCTTGTCACCCAAAACAACAAGCTTGCTGCATCGTCATCTTCGAAGTTAAAGGAGGTGGAGGACGCGCTGGTACAATCCCATGCAGAGATTGATGATTTGACCAACCAGCTAGCGGCTATGCGGGGAGACAGGAATTGGTTGATAACTAATGGGCTAGTGGGGGCGTTCGAATATCTGCGTGAGTCGTCCCATTTTACTAGCCTGATTGACCGTCTTTCCGCCGCTGCCTACCAATCTGGTCATCATGACGGCGTACTTAAAAGCTACATGGATTGCCAGCAAGCGGAAAGAGTGCCGCCGGATTTCCAAACTCTCAAGAATAAGTTACAGGCTGATATGGCGAGTGCTCTTGACGCTGCGTATACCGAGCCTCTAccgttgtaacacctcgaaaaatttcggccaataatgtcttgacacgtggcataaggttccgttatgtgaaaacataccttagagggactaaaagtgacaaacagtgaaaactatggaacgtaagggtccaaagtgtcaacaatggataaataggctctatgataaccccacataatgtttataacctttaacggatggttcatggatcatacgacgcggaaattgcacaaaagtgaagtatttcaaactataggggccaaaagtgtcaacatgtttaatttatacctctgagtgaacttttggcagacccgaagctttgtatagctaaaatatactcactagaatatgtggtaaaaatttcatgaagtttcgtcaacgtatgagaaagttatggccaaaaccgtacttaagggactaaaagcgtcaacgtcgaattcagggcttttcggttgagcgcaaagttatccgagggcattaccatgttggtaaaagtcctaaggttcttaaaaaccaagtttgggggtttacgggtcgagaaaagtagccgaaacatcgcatacaagttcaggggtcaaagctgtcaatacacgaaagttgtttggctgaaacaggggtcaggcgacccgcctgggaaagcccaagcgggccgcgtgggttgcccagcgacagaattcGCAAATATGGTTGAATTGGGTCCGAATTTAAGTTGTTTACAGCTCAATTGCACCTCCCAAATGCTCCAATACGTGCccttgcatgcctacatcaacagtaGCCTACTACAAACATCTGATTCACTCTTTAAATCAGATTTGATCAATGTTCTTGGCACTTGCATTTGTAAACATAAGCTCTCTCtatcaagaaccttcaaggcaagctttctggagcatttctg
Above is a window of Helianthus annuus cultivar XRQ/B chromosome 14, HanXRQr2.0-SUNRISE, whole genome shotgun sequence DNA encoding:
- the LOC110907581 gene encoding paramyosin-like; this encodes MNSSISDSVTLPRRLVEIRHRWVRDNTQLHEARAIIQELRDDKHRLESQLQTAGLKEARFLSEKNKAEEDLRRVTEHLAEERILWARDMAEKDRVLAQAKNVQEELERKAVAEAQKVRHELSAQLEKFRVDTDFVSQVQERYQDLTAEVEACHTKIRLMQGELEEREAKFKEMQDHCDSLVTQNNKLAASSSSKLKEVEDALVQSHAEIDDLTNQLAAMRGDRNWLITNGLVGAFEYLRESSHFTSLIDRLSAAAYQSGHHDGVLKSYMDCQQAERVPPDFQTLKNKLQADMASALDAAYTEPLPL